One region of Acidovorax sp. T1 genomic DNA includes:
- a CDS encoding TolC family outer membrane protein, giving the protein MTPLRLLPLTLALTAALCAPAQAQSLSQLVEAARSYDTVWQAARLQLDAASSRAEQARAGLLPSAGLTAGVSRSNTEVTRPPVDFNGSTQSVGVSASQPLYRPANRINYQQGQRGIDVARAQLDAATQDLLVRVSQAYFDVLAAQDTLSFVQAQKTAVSEQLAFAKRNFEVGTSTVTDQREAQARYDLVIAQEIAAENDLRVKKLALDQLVGITGTQPLPLAQPVQLPAVQPDDVTAWVQTAQDQQPAVRQAQIALDIARLETQKANTGHLPTVDLQAGYNIARNPSGTVTAPGMNSRTNNASVGVAFNLPLFAGFAVQNRIKETLALEEKAQADLETTRRNVAQTTRSAFFGVQSGQGQVRALEAAEASSQSALDANKLGYQVGVRINIDVLNAQSQLYQTKRDLAQARYNVLLGSLKLRQAAGVLTDDDVGAVNGLLRQP; this is encoded by the coding sequence ATGACCCCGCTTCGGCTGCTTCCCCTGACCCTGGCACTCACTGCCGCCCTCTGCGCGCCGGCGCAGGCTCAAAGCCTGTCGCAACTGGTGGAAGCAGCGCGCAGCTACGACACGGTCTGGCAGGCGGCCAGGCTCCAGCTGGATGCGGCCTCCAGCCGCGCCGAGCAGGCCCGCGCAGGGCTGCTGCCCAGTGCCGGGCTGACAGCCGGCGTGTCCCGATCCAACACCGAAGTCACCCGCCCCCCGGTGGACTTCAACGGCAGCACGCAAAGCGTGGGCGTCAGCGCCTCGCAACCGCTGTACCGCCCGGCCAACCGCATCAATTATCAGCAAGGCCAGCGCGGCATCGACGTGGCCCGCGCCCAGCTGGACGCCGCCACGCAAGACCTGCTGGTGCGCGTCAGCCAGGCTTACTTTGACGTGCTGGCAGCCCAGGACACACTGAGCTTTGTGCAGGCGCAAAAAACGGCGGTCTCCGAGCAACTGGCCTTTGCCAAGCGCAACTTCGAGGTGGGCACCTCCACCGTCACCGACCAGCGCGAGGCCCAGGCCCGCTACGACCTGGTCATCGCCCAGGAAATTGCCGCCGAGAACGACCTGCGCGTGAAAAAGCTGGCGCTCGACCAGCTGGTGGGCATCACCGGCACCCAGCCCCTGCCGCTGGCCCAGCCGGTGCAGTTGCCCGCCGTGCAGCCCGACGACGTGACAGCCTGGGTGCAAACGGCGCAAGACCAGCAGCCAGCCGTGCGCCAGGCTCAGATCGCACTCGACATTGCGCGCCTGGAAACCCAGAAGGCCAACACCGGCCACTTGCCCACGGTGGACCTGCAGGCCGGCTACAACATTGCGCGCAACCCTAGCGGCACCGTCACCGCGCCCGGCATGAACAGCCGCACCAACAACGCCAGCGTGGGCGTGGCATTCAACCTGCCGCTGTTTGCCGGCTTTGCCGTGCAAAACCGCATCAAGGAAACGCTGGCTCTCGAAGAAAAAGCCCAGGCCGACCTGGAAACCACGCGTCGCAACGTCGCACAGACCACGCGGTCGGCTTTCTTTGGCGTGCAGTCCGGCCAGGGCCAGGTGCGCGCCCTGGAGGCCGCCGAAGCCTCCAGCCAGAGCGCGCTCGACGCCAACAAGCTCGGCTACCAGGTGGGTGTGCGCATCAACATCGACGTGCTCAACGCCCAAAGCCAGCTCTACCAGACCAAGCGCGACCTGGCGCAGGCGCGCTACAACGTGCTGCTGGGCAGCCTGAAACTGCGCCAGGCGGCGGGGGTGCTGACGGATGACGATGTGGGGGCGGTGAATGGATTGCTACGGCAGCCGTAA
- a CDS encoding protein-L-isoaspartate O-methyltransferase family protein yields the protein MNMPLNTSANISDPIEQARYNMIEQQIRPWNVLDADVLELLAVVHREDFVPPACHSMAFMDIEIPLLGTDAEEAVRLGHSMLQPRVEARMLQDLKIVPTDRVLEIGAGSGYMAALLAHRAQSVVSLEIVPALADMARDNLQRAGITNAHVRLSDGCRDAVPEGPFDVIVLSGSVAEVPQNLLSMLREGGRLAAIVGQEPVMRFTLVRRTGDRFETTQPWDTMAPRLVGFAEPSGFSF from the coding sequence ATGAACATGCCTTTGAACACGTCCGCCAACATCAGCGACCCTATTGAACAGGCCCGCTACAACATGATCGAGCAGCAGATCCGCCCGTGGAATGTGCTGGACGCAGACGTGCTGGAGCTGCTGGCTGTGGTGCACCGCGAAGACTTCGTGCCCCCGGCCTGCCACAGCATGGCGTTCATGGACATCGAAATCCCCCTTCTGGGCACCGATGCCGAAGAGGCTGTGCGCCTGGGCCACAGCATGCTGCAGCCCCGCGTGGAGGCCCGCATGCTGCAAGACCTGAAGATTGTGCCCACCGACCGCGTGCTCGAAATCGGCGCGGGCTCGGGCTACATGGCGGCGCTGCTGGCCCACCGCGCACAAAGCGTGGTCTCGCTCGAAATCGTGCCCGCACTGGCCGACATGGCGCGCGACAACCTTCAGCGGGCCGGCATCACCAACGCCCATGTGCGTCTGTCAGATGGCTGCCGCGATGCCGTGCCCGAAGGCCCGTTCGACGTGATTGTGCTCAGCGGTTCTGTGGCTGAAGTCCCGCAAAACCTGTTGTCGATGCTGCGCGAAGGTGGCCGCCTGGCCGCCATCGTGGGCCAGGAACCCGTCATGCGCTTCACGCTGGTGCGTCGCACCGGCGACCGTTTTGAAACCACCCAGCCCTGGGACACCATGGCGCCGCGCCTGGTCGGTTTTGCCGAACCCTCGGGCTTTTCCTTCTGA
- a CDS encoding rhodanese-like domain-containing protein, protein MIDHVRPAQLSAWFADASAEGQPLVLDVREPWELQTASVRADGFELVAIPMGELPGRLSELDPSRPLACLCHHGARSLRVAAFLAQQGFGTLANITGGIDAWSREHDPRVPRY, encoded by the coding sequence ATGATCGACCACGTCCGCCCCGCACAGCTGTCCGCCTGGTTTGCGGATGCATCGGCCGAAGGCCAGCCCCTGGTTCTGGACGTGCGCGAGCCCTGGGAGCTACAGACCGCCAGCGTGCGGGCAGACGGGTTTGAACTGGTGGCGATTCCCATGGGTGAGCTGCCCGGCCGACTGAGCGAACTGGACCCGTCGCGCCCCCTGGCCTGCCTGTGCCACCACGGCGCCCGCAGCCTGCGCGTGGCGGCTTTCCTTGCGCAGCAGGGTTTTGGAACGCTGGCCAACATCACGGGCGGCATCGATGCCTGGTCCCGCGAACACGATCCCCGCGTGCCACGGTACTGA